GTACACGCTACTAAATGCTGAGAAGGATTGCACTTGCTGATACTTATTCAGGACGCGAAGATCTGTGCATCAATAAAGGTGCTCTTTAAGTCATTTCAACAAGAAAACATTGCCCCACAGACAAATGATAACTTTGTAAAGTGGAAGAAACAGACTAAATGAACCGCCAttcaaattagagaaaaagTACTATGTTGGAACAACCAGCTAAAAATCCAGTCTTATTGAGTATTACATAAATTCACTCTTCTAATTAGATGACGCTaataaaaaagtgagaaaaaatgtaaataaaaatgcTTCCTTGcttcagattaaaaaaaagaaatcattttacataataattTTCATTATTAATTCTCACAAAATACCACATATCTATAACAGTAGACATATTTAGAAAAATCTTGAGTAACACAAAACAATATAAAGAGCACCAGGAAAGTTAAGGAACTTTCAAAGAAAAGTATGAAGTAGCAACTCACATAGTCGAGAATGCATTCCCTTCCCAGGACCACCAGAAGAGAATGAACCACCGCCACCCATCAAAGTCTGTTATACAATAAAGCATGTGAATTGTTAAGAAACATGAATGAAATTACAAAGACAGAATTTATTCCAGATTCTATACGATTCCAAGAAATGCCATTTGTTATAACACTTAAATTATCGTAATACCTGCAAAACGGTCAGGGTAGTAGCATCTCTCTCTTGATGCCACCCCCCTGGAACTTCAAAAGCCAATGCCACATGGGTCATCTACACAAAGGAAACAGATTAGCAAGGACTCAAATCTGAATACAATGGACTAGAGTATGAAACTCGGAACCACTAATAGTATGTGTAGCTATATTTTTAACTCAAATTATATGCAGTCATATTACCTCTGAGTCTGCTTTGTGCCTGAAATCACCGCCAACATATGCAGATTTTGGCACTTCTATAGTGGGCCCTCTTCCTAAGTCACATAACAGAGGTTCAGCAATATCtatgaaattttgatgattAACCCCTGATGCTGCCAAAACCAGGCGATCGGCAGTATAATTTTCCTATCAGATGAGTAACATCATTTTAACATGTCACAGCTTCACAATATATGCATGTATGTCTTTATTCCACAAGCTAATCACACTAGATATAGTCAAAAGAACCTTACAAAGTAGAATTTCCGAACAACAGAATCATCAATTCTTTCTAAAGCCATCTCAGGGGCCACTAGTGGATTTCCCAAGGCACCAGAATAGCCAACAAGGTGAAGTGATTCCTGAAGAAACTTTTGAGGATCCTTCATCATTTCACGGACTTCTTCTTTAACTTTTGCcagctggaaaaaaaaaatcacaaaaagatcattattacaaaaaaaaagtttttgcaAGTTATTATGGAAAATTACATCAGCTGCATTCTCACCTGTTGTTCAACCTCACTATGAAGAAACATAGGGTTCCTGATGCAATCAATGAGTAACTCAACAGCTTGCGGCATGTAGGCCTTGAGGGTATCATAACTATATCCCATTTGTTCTCTAGAGGCAGATGCACCCACATTTCCTCCTGTCACCTCCACATTACGTACTATTTGCAAATGGGAACGGTTTGTCGTATCTTTAAAAGTCAATCTTTCTAGAAGATGGGTAACACCACGAGAATCCTCATTTTCATATATAGAACCAGAATCAACAAATATTCCTAGGCAAGCAGCAGGCCCCTGTCATGATCAAAATTAAGTAGTAGCCATGCAGGACATTAGCTGATTAGCAACATGAATAGTTTTATGCATAGCCTCTAGTGAGGAAAAGTAGTCTTATGTAATTAATGGAAACACTTGTAATCAACTCCAAATTTCTCTATTCCATAAGCAGGACAAACAGAGACATGTGCATGATGATTTTGAACCAGAAGAGAGATTTCAAGTAACAGCAGAGCTTTTTACTCCACCATAATAGATTAGTCTTTTCAATCAACTTCTGTGATTTTGATTAAGAAAGAATTCCTCAGTTAGGCACTCCACTAATAATATGGAGAAATTGGCCAATTTTACAGACAAATCAGAAATGAAGGGGAAAGAGTCTGTTTAGATACACTACCTGGATGATTTTAAAATGCCAAGGCAAATAAATCCTCTAGCAACAACACAACAGACAAAAAAGTAGTAATATATAGGCACATAAGAAATTAATGGAATCAATGTCTCAGCGAATAATCTAACCGCAATTTCAAAAATGAAACTTAAAGATACTAAATAGGGCATCATTAAAGAACAAAAGGAAAATTAATACAAACACGGAGGCACGCAAACTATGAGCATACCATGGAATCTTCTGTAGCAATCTTTACTCCATTCTCAAGTGTGGTGATTTTAGTGGGATATCTATCTTGAGAGTTGAGGAGGCACTGCGGAAGCTCGAGGCCCGGCAAGGGACGAAAGAGAGGCGGAAAACGCCTAGCATAGCTCCCTTTGGACCACAAAAGAGGTTCTTGCGATAGAAATCTACGCATCAAATAGTGAGCTGTTCTGTGATAATCTCCATTCTCGAGTAACTGCCATCAATAAAGGGTTAAAATAAAAAGCAATGAAAGTTTAACCACATTATAGCTGTTATTGTACCTCACAACCAAAACATGCAAAAGTAATGCAAAAATCAAAAGATtcattttgtgaattttagcaGCATTTCATGTAACAAAGTATAACATATTGGCAAATAACTAAGTCGATGACAAATTTGTagatataacaaataaaagtttGCGGATGCATAA
The nucleotide sequence above comes from Ananas comosus cultivar F153 linkage group 17, ASM154086v1, whole genome shotgun sequence. Encoded proteins:
- the LOC109723574 gene encoding mitochondrial-processing peptidase subunit alpha-like, whose translation is MFRSSNRILRKLLENGDYHRTAHYLMRRFLSQEPLLWSKGSYARRFPPLFRPLPGLELPQCLLNSQDRYPTKITTLENGVKIATEDSMGPAACLGIFVDSGSIYENEDSRGVTHLLERLTFKDTTNRSHLQIVRNVEVTGGNVGASASREQMGYSYDTLKAYMPQAVELLIDCIRNPMFLHSEVEQQLAKVKEEVREMMKDPQKFLQESLHLVGYSGALGNPLVAPEMALERIDDSVVRKFYFENYTADRLVLAASGVNHQNFIDIAEPLLCDLGRGPTIEVPKSAYVGGDFRHKADSEMTHVALAFEVPGGWHQERDATTLTVLQTLMGGGGSFSSGGPGKGMHSRLYLRVLNKYQQVQSFSAFSSVYNDSGLFGIISTTGSNFVEKAVDVATNELLAIATPGQVTELELSRAKNATKSAVLMNLESRAIVTEDIGRQILTYGCRKPVEHFLKCIDELSLNDLTTMAQRILSSPLTMACWGDVDSAPSYNSISWRFQS